The Moritella sp. F3 genome contains the following window.
TCAACTAATGTTTCGATGTTATAACCACCTTGCATAGTGCCAAGTAGTTCAGTTGCACGTTCTGCAGATAAGATAGGTGATGTTGCTTCACCTTTAACAATCGCCGTTAAAAAGCCAGCTTTTACATAAGCAGCTTCATCCACACCTGGTGGTACGCGATTCGTTAAAAGATCTAAAATGAATTCTTCTTCGCCAGCGATTGGTGCTTTAACCAATTCAACTAGACCTGCAACTTGTTCAGCATCAAGAGGTTTAGGTACAACCCCATCAGCGGCACGTTCTTCGACATGTTTACGATAAGCTTTTAGCACAACACATTCCTCTTATTTTATGCCACCCATGGTGGACATCCTTGTTATATTTAACCCTAACTTAGTAATTTTTTATGTGAGTTCAACGGTTATTTATGTGAACTCAGCAATAATAAAGTTAAAGCCTCTTGCAGAGTGTTCACAAATATAACATTTTTAACCTAAAATTAAAATTAAAGCAGCATGTGCATCAGGACTTTTACATAAATACTCAACATTCATCAAACTTATGATGGGAAAGTCATAACTAATCTACGTGAATAGTTATGACTCATATCTAGAAATTATTACCTATAAACAGATAACCAGAGGCATGGCCACCTTCGGCATAACCATACGACAACATCACCGGACCAATACCAGTATCTAGCGCGACAAACACACTGCCCGCAGAAATGGTCGAATCAAAACTGATGTCATCAGTGTCGTTCCACACATTACCTTGCTCGATTGAAGCGCCTAAATAAAGGGGTAATGAGAAAGCGCCAAAATTGTTATCCAATAAACGATGGCGATAAATTAATGCCACCAATCCTTTATGATTACCTGTAAGTTCGTTAATACCATAACCCGACAAATTCTGGAAACCACCAATACCAACTTCAAACGTCGGTGAAATAGGCGGTCCATCATAACTGGCAACCGATGCTTTAAGCTCAAAGGTAGAGCGATCGAAAGAGACCGCATTACGCCAGTCTAAGCTGAAGAAGATATTATTTTCGTTACTATTTAAATAATCACCAGTATCAATGTAAACATCTGCATCTAACTTAAACCCTTTTGTTGGGAACGAAATATTATCAAACGAATCCAAACGGGTTTTTACATACCAGCCTTGGCTATCAAAATCGCTATCAATAGTGGTTCCAATGATTTCCGCAGTACCGGACTGATAATAGCTACCAACCGCAATCTGCATCCACTCAAACGGGATAACACCTAATTCAGCATATACGCCAACTTGCTCTGTTTTAACTGGAAAATATTCAAAAGTAGAAGTAATCGGCGTAAGCCCCGGATCATTCGCAGAGCCTAAATAGAGCTTACTTTCATAGTTTTCTAAACGTATGCCGGTTTTAAAGAAAAAGTATTGGTTATAATCAATTGGAGAGTAAAATTCAGTACTGATATTTGAGTCCGAACCATACACTAATTCAGTACGCCATTCCCCACCCAGTCGATTCAAATCACTCAAAATATATTGTAAACCGATTTGCTGGCTATCATCACTGGTTGTTGATTGTTGAATGTTGAATTTAAAATCCACATAGCCCGGCCCCCAACTTTTCTCTACCACATTAACCTGTAAATCATGTACGCCATTTTTATCGGTGATGCTGTAATCTATTTTTTGAAACAGGTTTAATGCATAGAGTTCATCAATTTTCTGCTCTAATTCTGCGACCGAGACCTTATCCCCTTTTTTTATATTTAACTTGTTTTCGATCACTCTTGGGCTCAGGCGGGTATCGGTATTAATATTAATGCTATTGATGTCAATCATATCAATTTGAGCTAGTTGCTGCTTTTTAATCGCTTTTTGCTGTTGGTATACAGCATAATCGGCATCTGATAGTGATAATGCTGTTAACTTGGCACTGGCATAACCCGCCGCTTTTTCACCTCGATCTACCGCGTCAGGCATTAAATCAAAATCAGCCGTACCAATGCCATCAATATCAGGACTCAAGAGAATATCGCGCTCAGTTAATTTAAGGATCTGTTCGTTAGCACTGGTACGTGTCATTGAGCTTGATAGCTGATCAAAGATAAGAAAGGCACTGGTGATCTCTTCTTGGCTATAAAGTTGTGAGCCAATATCAACCGCAATAATGATGTCTGCGCCCATATCTTTTAATACACCAATAGGTAAATTATTCACCATACCACCGTCAACAAGGTGCTGCCCATCAATCAATACTGGCGTCAAAGCACCAGGAATAGACATGCTAGCCTGCATCACTTTAGATAAATCGCCACGCTCTAATACCACTTCACGCATGGTTTCGACATTAGTGGCAATGGCGCGATAAGGGATCGGCAGTAAATCAAAATGATTCACATAAGGTAGGCTATTGGTAGATAATCGTAATAATTTTGCCATGCCTTGGCCTTGAACAAAGCCAGACGGAAATTCAATACTGGTACCATCGAAACCGATGTCAGTCTGAATTTGAAATATATCCTGACGCTGCTTCTCACGTATCGACAGCTTCTCGCGCGGCACATCATCGTTATAACCTTGGCTCCAGTCATATTCGGCTAATATCAGCTCTATTTCTGCCGTTGAACGGCCCATGGCATACATACCACCAATAAATGACCCCATACTGGTACCAGAAACATAATCAACAGGGATATTGTGTTTTTCTAAATACTTAATCACCCCTAAATGCGCAGCACCTTTCGCACCACCGCCACTTAAGGCAAGGCCAATTTGGGGACGTGTTTTTTCACTCACAGAAACAGTAGTTGGAGTTGAGGTAGAAATACCATCTGCGGCTGTAGCAGTGCTTAAATGAAGACTAATGAAAGCGAGAAGTAACCCATTCATCATTGTAAATGAAGAACCAAAAATCCGTTTAACCTGAAACATAGTTTAATGACGCTCCTAAAAATTAATCCATCCCATCCACTGGGAACAACACGTTATATTCAATAAAATGTATCTATATACCCAACTATATTAGCAACTTCTGTTTTAAAATGCCTAATACCAATGACATAAAATAACCGAACAAGCATTTTGTTGGCTAGAACAGAAATAACAGACATAAAAAAAGCGAACAAGCATTTTGTTGGCTAGAACAGAAATAACAGACATAAAAAAAGCGACCCTAAGGTCGCTTTTCGTTATGACAATAAAAAGTTAACGATTAACTCGCTAAATTATTTTCTTTTTACCGCTTTTGCATTAGGAAGATCTGTAATAGAACCTTCATAAATTTCTGCAGCCATACCAACTGATTCGTGTAACGTTGGGTGCGCATGAATTGTTAATGCGATATCTTCTGCATCACAACCCATTTCAATTGCTAGACAAACTTCACCTAGTAATTCACCAGCGTTAGTACCAACCATAGCACCACCGATGATACGGTTAGTGTCTTTGTTGAATAATAACTTAGTCATACCGTTAGATGCGTCAGAAGCAATCGCACGACCTGATGCAGCCCAAGGGAATACAGCAGCTTCGTAGTTTACGCCTTGCTCTTTCGCTTCTTTCTCAGTTAGACCTGCCCACGCCATTTCTGGTTCAGTGTAAGCAATTGATGGAATAACTTTAGGATCGAAGAAGTGTTTCTTGCCAGCAATGTTTTCTGCAGCAACGTGACCTTCATGCACACCTTTATGCGCCAACATAGGTTGACCAACGATATCGCCGATTGCAAAGATGTGTGGAACGTTCGTGCTCATGGTTTTATTTGTTTCAATAAAGCCACGTTCAGTTACATTAATACCCGCTTTCTCAGCATTTAAGCCAAGACCGTTTGGTACACGACCAACAGCAACAAGCACAGCGTCATAACGTACTGGTTCAGCAGGCGCTTTTTTGCCTTCAAATGTAACGTATAAGCCGTCTTCTTTCGCGTCAACAGCCGTTACTTTTGTGCTTAGCATTACGTTAAATTTGTTTTTAACTGCTTTAGCATAAATTTTAACGATGTCTTTATCCGCTGCAGGCACTAATTGATCTGCAAACTCAACAACGTCAATATCAGAACCTAGTGCAGAGTACACAGTACCCATTTCTAGACCGATAATACCACCACCAAGAACAAGTAATTTACCAGGAACTTCTTTAAGTTCTAGTGCATCAGTTGAATCCCAAACGCGTGGATCTTCATGCGGGATGAATGGTAGTTTAACTGGGCGAGAACCCGCTGCAATGATTGCATTATCAAAGGTAACAGTTGTAACGTTACCGTCACGGTCTGTTGCTTCGATAGTGTTAGCGCCAGTAAATTGTGCTAAACCTTCAACCACTTTAACTTTACGCATCTTAGCCATACCGCCAAGACCACCTGTTAATTGACCAACAACTTTTTCTTTCCATGAACGGATTTTAGTGATGTCAGTTTGTGGTGCGCCGAACACGATACCGTGATCTGCTAATGATTTTGCTTCTTCGATTACTTTAGCTACGTGTAGTAAAGCTTTTGAAGGGATACAACCAACGTTAAGACAAACACCACCTAGGGTGTTGTAACGTTCGATGATTACAGTTTCTAAACCTAAATCTGCAGCACGGAATGCAGCAGAGTAGCCCGCAGGACCAGCGCCAAGTACTACTACTTGAGCTTTAACTTCATTACTCATTATGACCTCGTTGTCATTTAATTATCTGGAATGGCGGTTACCTCACTCAGAGGCACAATTTAAAGCTTCTGAGTAATGATGTTCGAATCCAGATAATTTTACATATATGTTAAATAAATGAGAAGTAAAAAGAGTTAAAACATTGCAAAAATGCGATAACTCTTCTGATTAAATACCGAAACTTCTCTTTAATTAAATACTAAAACTATTACTCGATTAAAATTAAGCGTTTGCTTAACTAAAATTAAAGTACTAGTTGACGAAGATCTGAAAGATATCCGTTTAATGCTGTAACAAAACGAGCACCGTCAGCACCATCGATCACACGGTGATCATATGAAAGTGCCATTGGTAACATAAGACGAGGAGCAAAGTCTTTGCCATCCCACTTAGGTTTAATTTCAGAACGTGATACACCTAAAATTGCAACTTCAGGTGCATTAACGATAGGTGTAAATTGAGTACCACCGATACCGCCAAGGCTAGAAATTGTGAAACAACCGCCTTGCATGTCAGAAGAAGTCAGTTTACCAGAACGTGCTTTCTTAGAGATAACAGCAAGATCTTGGCAAAGCTCGTAAATACCTTTCTGGTCAACGTTACGGATAACCGGAACAACTAGACCGTTTGGTGTATCAACAGCAACACCAACGTTGATGTATTTCTTCTGAATGATGCTTTCGCCATCTTCGCCGATTGAAGTATTGAACTTCGGATAATCAGCTAACGCTTTAGCTACTGCTTTAACGATGAAGATAAGAGGAGAAATCTTGAAGCCTTTATCTTGCTTAACAAGTTTGTTGTTCTCAACTTTACGGAACGCTTCTAGTTCAGTGATGTCTGCTTCGTCGAACTGTGTAACGTGTGGGATTTTAACCCAGTTACGGTGCAGATTCGGACCAGAAATTTTCTGGATGCGAGTCATCTTAACTACTTCGATTTCACCAAATTTAGCGAAATCAACTTTCGGCCATGCTAGAACGTCCATACCAGAACCATTGCCGCCAGTAGCGCCAGACTCTAAACGTTTAACTGCATTTTTAACGTAAGTTTGTACGTCTTCTTTTGCAATACGACCTTTGCGACCTGTTGCGCCAACTTTATCTAAGTTAACACCGAATTCGCGTGCTAGACGACGAACTACTGGTGAAGCATGGTGGTAAGCGTCATTTTCAACGAAACCAGTTACTTCAGGTGCTTTTGCAGCTGGAGCAGCTTTCGGTGCTTCTGCGTTAGCTACAACAGGTGCAGCAGGTGCAGTCGCTTCAGTTACAACAGGAGCAGCAACAGGTGCCGCGCCAGCAACTTCAAACGTCATGATGAAAGAACCAGTTGTTACTTTATCGCCAACAGCTGCTTTAATTTCTTTCACAACACCAGCGAATGGTGCAGGAACTTCCATTGAAGCTTTATCGCCTTCAACAGCCATTAACGTGTCTTCTTCAGCAACAGTATCGCCAACTTTAACTGAAATCTCAGTTACTTCCACTTCATCGTCGCCGATGTCAGGAATGTTAACTTCTAATACTTGCGCAGCAGCGGCAGCAACTGGAGCAGCTTCAACAGCAGGAGCGTCAGCTACAACTTCAGCAACTGGTGCAGCAGCACCAGCTTCAGCAGCGAAGATAAAGATTAATGAACCAGTTTTAACACTGTCACCAACATTTACACGGATTTCTTGTACTACACCAGCTTGTGGTGCAGGAACTTCCATAGACGCTTTGTCACCCTCAACAGCAAGCAAAGTATCTTCTTCTGCAACTGTATCGCCGATTTGAACGGAAATCTCAGTTACTTCTACTTCATCATCACCAATGTCTGGAACGAAAATTTCAATACTCATTTTTTATACCTTATGCGTATAGAGGGTTTAATTTATCAGCGTCGATGTTATATTTTGCAATTGCATCAACAACAACTTGATTTTCTAGATCGCCTTTCTTAACTAATTCAGATAATGCAGCAACAACTACGTATTGCGCGTTAACTTCGAAGTGACGACGTAAGTTTGCACGGCTGTCTGAACGACCAAAACCGTCTGTACCAAGAACTTTGTATGAAGTCGGCACGTATGCACGCGCTTGTTCTGCATAGTTTTTGATATAATCTGTCGCGGCAATAGCGGGTGCATCACTCATTAGTGTAGTGATATACGGTACTTTTTGCTCTGCTTCAGGGTGTAGCATGTTGTAACGTTCAACGTCTTGACCTTCACGTGCAATTTCATTGAATGAAGTTACAGAGAATACGTCAGAACCAATACCATAGTCTTCACTTAAGATACGAGCCGCTTCGCGCACTTGCATCATGATAGTACCTGAACTTAGTAATTGAACTTTAGCAGTTTCGCCAGTATAAGTTTCTAACTTATACATACCCTTACGGATACCATCTTCAACGCCTTCTGGCATTGCGTGATGAGCGTAGTTTTCGTTCATCAATGTGATGTAATAGAAAACGTTTTCTTGCTCGCCGTACATACGACGTAAACCATCTTGTAATACAACAGCAACTTCATACGCGAATGTTGGGTCATAAGACACACAGTTCGGGATAAGGCCTGCTTGTACTAAGCTGTGACCATCTTCATGTTGAAGACCTTCACCGTTTAGTGTTGTACGACCTGCTGTAGCACCTAATAGGAAACCACGAGCCATTTGATCGCCAGCCATCCATGCAGAGTCACCAATACGTTGGAAACCAAACATTGAATAGTAGATATACAGTGGGATCATCGGTACGTCATTCGTACTGTATGATGTAGCCGCTGCAACCCATGAAGACATAGCACCTAACTCATTAATACCTTCTTGAAGTACTTGGCCGCTAGTTTCTTCTTTATAGTAAGAAACAATTTCGCGATCTTGAGGTGTGTATGCTTGACCCTTAGGGTTGTAAATACCAACTTGACGGAATAAACCTTCCATACCAAATGTACGCGCTTCATCGGCGATAATTGGTACGATGTTTTTGCCAATGCCTTTATGCTTAAGCAGCACATTTAGAGCACGAACATAAGCCATCGTTGTAGAGATTTCACGCTTTTGCTCACCAAGTAGCACGCCGAAATCTTCAACTGTTGGGATGTCTAATTTTCCAGAGAAGTTTTCTTGACGCTGTGGTAAGTAACCGTTTAATTCTTTACGACGCGCATGCATGTATTCGTGTTCAGGCGTACCTTCTTCGATTTTAACATACGGCAGTTCTAACAATTGATCATCTGATACAGGTACATCGAAACGATCACGGAACTGCTTAAGCGTATCCGATTTCATTTTTTTCACGCCGTGCGCGATGTTTTTACCTTCAGCTGCTTCACCCATGCCGTAACCTTTAACAGTTTTAGCTAGGATTACAGTAGGCTTACCAACAGTTGCTTTTGCTTTTGCATATGCAGCGTAAAGCTTGCTTGATGAGTGACCGCCACGCTTAAGTGCGTAGATTTCATCATCAGTCATGTCTTTAACTAATTCAGCAGTTTCAGGGTAACGGTTAAAGAAGTGCTCGCGTACGTAAGCGCCGCCTTTAGCTTTCAACGTTTGGTAATCACCATCAACAGTTTCATTCATTAACTGTAGTAGTTTACCAGACGTGTCTTTAGCAAGAAGTTCATCCCACTCTTCGCCCCAAACAACTTTAATCACATTCCAACCAGCGCCTTTAAATAAGCTTTCTAGTTCTTGGATGATTTTACCGTTACCCATTACTGGGCCATCTAGGCGTTGTAAGTTACAGTTAACAACAAATACTAAGTTGTCTAAACCTTCACGTGCAGCAAATGATAATGCGCCGCGTGATTCTGGTTCATCCATTTCGCCATCACCTAGGAAAGCGTATACAGTTTGATCTTCAGTCTGCTTTAGACCACGGCCATCTAGGTATTTCAAGAAACGCGCTTGATAGATAGCTGAGAATGGACCAAGACCCATAGATACTGTAGGGAACTGCCAATATTCAGGCATCAACTTAGGATGTGGGTATGACGGGATACCTTTACCATCAACTTCTTGACGGAAGTTGTTTAGTTGATCTTCAGTTAAACGACCTTCAACAAATGAACGAGCGTAAATACCAGGAGAAATATGACCTTGGTAATAAACTAAATCGCCACCGTCTTTTTCCGTTGGAGCACGGAAGAAGTGGTTGAAACATACATCGTAAAGTGCAGCAGAAGACTGGAAAGAAGCCATGTGGCCACCTAACTCTAAGTCTTTCTTAGATGCACGTAGTACGATCATTAAAGCATTCCAGCGGATAATCGAACGAATACGACGCTCTAATTTCTCGTCACCTGGGTATACAGGTTGGTCTTCAGTACGGATAGTATTGATGTAATCCGTAGTGATGCCGCCTTTACCTAGTGCAACGCCGTCTTGATGTGCTTTTGCAATTACTTTTTCTAGTAAATACTGTGCACGTTCAAGACCTTCTTCACGAATTACTGATTCGATTGATTCTAGCCATTCGGTAGTTTCGATTGG
Protein-coding sequences here:
- a CDS encoding patatin-like phospholipase family protein yields the protein MFQVKRIFGSSFTMMNGLLLAFISLHLSTATAADGISTSTPTTVSVSEKTRPQIGLALSGGGAKGAAHLGVIKYLEKHNIPVDYVSGTSMGSFIGGMYAMGRSTAEIELILAEYDWSQGYNDDVPREKLSIREKQRQDIFQIQTDIGFDGTSIEFPSGFVQGQGMAKLLRLSTNSLPYVNHFDLLPIPYRAIATNVETMREVVLERGDLSKVMQASMSIPGALTPVLIDGQHLVDGGMVNNLPIGVLKDMGADIIIAVDIGSQLYSQEEITSAFLIFDQLSSSMTRTSANEQILKLTERDILLSPDIDGIGTADFDLMPDAVDRGEKAAGYASAKLTALSLSDADYAVYQQQKAIKKQQLAQIDMIDINSININTDTRLSPRVIENKLNIKKGDKVSVAELEQKIDELYALNLFQKIDYSITDKNGVHDLQVNVVEKSWGPGYVDFKFNIQQSTTSDDSQQIGLQYILSDLNRLGGEWRTELVYGSDSNISTEFYSPIDYNQYFFFKTGIRLENYESKLYLGSANDPGLTPITSTFEYFPVKTEQVGVYAELGVIPFEWMQIAVGSYYQSGTAEIIGTTIDSDFDSQGWYVKTRLDSFDNISFPTKGFKLDADVYIDTGDYLNSNENNIFFSLDWRNAVSFDRSTFELKASVASYDGPPISPTFEVGIGGFQNLSGYGINELTGNHKGLVALIYRHRLLDNNFGAFSLPLYLGASIEQGNVWNDTDDISFDSTISAGSVFVALDTGIGPVMLSYGYAEGGHASGYLFIGNNF
- the lpdA gene encoding dihydrolipoyl dehydrogenase: MSNEVKAQVVVLGAGPAGYSAAFRAADLGLETVIIERYNTLGGVCLNVGCIPSKALLHVAKVIEEAKSLADHGIVFGAPQTDITKIRSWKEKVVGQLTGGLGGMAKMRKVKVVEGLAQFTGANTIEATDRDGNVTTVTFDNAIIAAGSRPVKLPFIPHEDPRVWDSTDALELKEVPGKLLVLGGGIIGLEMGTVYSALGSDIDVVEFADQLVPAADKDIVKIYAKAVKNKFNVMLSTKVTAVDAKEDGLYVTFEGKKAPAEPVRYDAVLVAVGRVPNGLGLNAEKAGINVTERGFIETNKTMSTNVPHIFAIGDIVGQPMLAHKGVHEGHVAAENIAGKKHFFDPKVIPSIAYTEPEMAWAGLTEKEAKEQGVNYEAAVFPWAASGRAIASDASNGMTKLLFNKDTNRIIGGAMVGTNAGELLGEVCLAIEMGCDAEDIALTIHAHPTLHESVGMAAEIYEGSITDLPNAKAVKRK
- the aceF gene encoding pyruvate dehydrogenase complex dihydrolipoyllysine-residue acetyltransferase gives rise to the protein MSIEIFVPDIGDDEVEVTEISVQIGDTVAEEDTLLAVEGDKASMEVPAPQAGVVQEIRVNVGDSVKTGSLIFIFAAEAGAAAPVAEVVADAPAVEAAPVAAAAAQVLEVNIPDIGDDEVEVTEISVKVGDTVAEEDTLMAVEGDKASMEVPAPFAGVVKEIKAAVGDKVTTGSFIMTFEVAGAAPVAAPVVTEATAPAAPVVANAEAPKAAPAAKAPEVTGFVENDAYHHASPVVRRLAREFGVNLDKVGATGRKGRIAKEDVQTYVKNAVKRLESGATGGNGSGMDVLAWPKVDFAKFGEIEVVKMTRIQKISGPNLHRNWVKIPHVTQFDEADITELEAFRKVENNKLVKQDKGFKISPLIFIVKAVAKALADYPKFNTSIGEDGESIIQKKYINVGVAVDTPNGLVVPVIRNVDQKGIYELCQDLAVISKKARSGKLTSSDMQGGCFTISSLGGIGGTQFTPIVNAPEVAILGVSRSEIKPKWDGKDFAPRLMLPMALSYDHRVIDGADGARFVTALNGYLSDLRQLVL
- the aceE gene encoding pyruvate dehydrogenase (acetyl-transferring), homodimeric type is translated as MSDILKHDVDPIETTEWLESIESVIREEGLERAQYLLEKVIAKAHQDGVALGKGGITTDYINTIRTEDQPVYPGDEKLERRIRSIIRWNALMIVLRASKKDLELGGHMASFQSSAALYDVCFNHFFRAPTEKDGGDLVYYQGHISPGIYARSFVEGRLTEDQLNNFRQEVDGKGIPSYPHPKLMPEYWQFPTVSMGLGPFSAIYQARFLKYLDGRGLKQTEDQTVYAFLGDGEMDEPESRGALSFAAREGLDNLVFVVNCNLQRLDGPVMGNGKIIQELESLFKGAGWNVIKVVWGEEWDELLAKDTSGKLLQLMNETVDGDYQTLKAKGGAYVREHFFNRYPETAELVKDMTDDEIYALKRGGHSSSKLYAAYAKAKATVGKPTVILAKTVKGYGMGEAAEGKNIAHGVKKMKSDTLKQFRDRFDVPVSDDQLLELPYVKIEEGTPEHEYMHARRKELNGYLPQRQENFSGKLDIPTVEDFGVLLGEQKREISTTMAYVRALNVLLKHKGIGKNIVPIIADEARTFGMEGLFRQVGIYNPKGQAYTPQDREIVSYYKEETSGQVLQEGINELGAMSSWVAAATSYSTNDVPMIPLYIYYSMFGFQRIGDSAWMAGDQMARGFLLGATAGRTTLNGEGLQHEDGHSLVQAGLIPNCVSYDPTFAYEVAVVLQDGLRRMYGEQENVFYYITLMNENYAHHAMPEGVEDGIRKGMYKLETYTGETAKVQLLSSGTIMMQVREAARILSEDYGIGSDVFSVTSFNEIAREGQDVERYNMLHPEAEQKVPYITTLMSDAPAIAATDYIKNYAEQARAYVPTSYKVLGTDGFGRSDSRANLRRHFEVNAQYVVVAALSELVKKGDLENQVVVDAIAKYNIDADKLNPLYA